The nucleotide window CGTTGTCGTACCAGGTCAGGATGCGCACAAAAGTGCCGTCCATAACCTTGGTCTGGTCCATGTGGAAGACGGAAGAGTGGCTGTCATGGTTGAAGTCCATGGAAACAAGCTTTTCTTCCGTGTAACCGAGAACACCCTTCAGCTTACCGTCCGCAGCTGCCTTGATCGCAGCATTGATTTCTTCAACACTGGTCTCGCGCTTGGCGATGAAGTTCAAGTCGACCACAGAGACGTTGGGTGTCGGCACGCGAATTGCCACGCCATCCATCTTGCCATTTAGCTCCGGCAGAACCAGTCCAACAGCTTTTGCCGCACCAGTGGATGTCGGGATCATGGACATGGCCGCTGCGCGAGCGCGGTAAAGATCCTTGTGCATGGTGTCCAGAGTCGGCTGGTCACCCGTGTAGGAGTGGATCGTTGTCATGAAGCCTTTTTCAATGCCGACGGTGTCATTGAGAACGTAAGCAACCGGCGACAGGCAGTTGGTGGTGCACGACGCGTTGGACACGACCAGATCTTCTGAAGTCAGTGCATCGTGGTTCACACCATAAACGATGGTCTTGTCAGCGCCTGCGGCTGGTGCTGAAACGAGAACACGCTTTGCACCGGCTTCCAGAAGCATTGAGGCCTTTTCTTTGGCGGTGAAGATGCCTGTGCATTCCATCGCAATGTCAACACCGAGCTCGCCCCATGGCAGTTCCTTCGGGTCGCGAATTGCGGTGACCTTGATAGGCTTGCCGCCGCCAACCGAGATCGTGTCACCGTCGACTGTCACTTCGGCGGGGAACCTGCCATGAACGGAGTCATAGCGCAGCAGATGTGCGTTTGTTTCAACCGGACCAAGATCGTTGATGGCGACGACTTCAATGTCGGTGCGGCCGGATTCGACAATCCCGCGCAGGATGTTCCGGCCAATGCGGCCAAAACCGTTGATTGCTACCTTGGTTACCATATTCCACTCCTGCGATCTTCGGCGTTTCATTCCAAGAAAAACGCCACCTTTATGACCACATGTGTCGTGGTCGCTTGGAAGAGCCTCAAGTGCTCAGGGCCCGGCAACATATGGAGGATCTGGCGTTGCCGGGAATTGATCTCAATTAAGTTGCGAGCTTTTCTTTCGCTGCAGAGACGACGGCGTCCTTGGTGATGCCGAAGTGCTCATACAGCTCCTTGTAAGGTGCGCTCGCGCCGAAGCCGTTCATGCCAATAAACAGGCCGTCATTGCCGACGAAACGGTCCCATCCCATGCGGATGCCCGCCTCAACGGCAATCTTGACCGCGCTGTCGCCGATGATGTCGGCCTTATAGTCGTCCGATTGGGATTCGAACAGTTCGAAAGATGGGACACTGACTACTCGCGTCGCAATACCTTCTTCGGTCAACTCTTTATGAGCATCGACAGCGATCTCAACTTCCGAGCCTGACGCAAAGATGGTGACCGCTGCGCTGTCTTCACAGTCAATCAACACATAAGCGCCTTTGGCACAAAGGTTGTCTTCTTCGAAATTCTTGCGCTGAGACGGAAGGTTCTGGCGGGTCAATGCCAGGACAGACGGTCCGGACCTGTCTTCAAGCGACAGCTGCCAGCATTCCAGCGTTTCGGTGATGTCGGCAGGCCGGTAGAACGTGAGGTTCGGGATTGCCCGCAGAGCCGCGAAATGTTCGACCGGTTGGTGGGTTGGGCCGTCTTCGCCAAGCCCGATGGAATCGTGCGTCATCACATGGATAACTCGCTGGCCCATCAATGCTGCTAGTCGGATCGACGGACGGCAGTAATCGGAGAAGATCAAGAAACCGCCGGAATAGGGGATCAGGCCACCATGCAGCGCCATCCCGTTCATGGCCGCAGCCATGCCGTGTTCGCGAATACCGTAATGAATGTAGCGACCGGAGAAATCGTCCGGTGTAACCGGCACGGTTTGTGGTGTTTTGGTGTTGTTCGAGCCGGTCAGGTCGGCTGACCCACCAATCGTTTCCGGTACGACTTCGTTGATCACGTTCAGGACAGCTTCGGAAGCCTTGCGCGTTGCCATGGTTGGCTGTTCGTCTGCGAGCTTCTTCTTGTAGTCCAGAATAGCCTGGGTGAACGTCGCTGGAAGATCACCACGGTACCGGCGGTCGAATTCGGCCCGCGTTTCCGCGTCCGCATCCGCAAATCGCTTTTGCCAGTCCTTGTGTGCGTGGGCGGAACGGAGCCCGGCAATCCGCCATGCATCCAGAACATCGCTTGGAATGTCAAAGGGCTCGTGCGGCCAGTTGAGCGCGTCGCGTGTTCCGACAATTTCTTCAGCACCCAGCGGTGAACCATGCGCCTTTTGCGACCCGGCTTTGGTGGGAGCTCCAAATCCGATTGTGGTTTTGGCAGCAATCAGGGTCGGTCTGTCACTTGCCTGGGCTTGGCGGATCACGGCGGCAAGAGCTTCCGGGTCATGACCGTCAACACTCAAAGTGTTCCAGCCTGAGGCCGCAAAGCGGGCCTGCTGGTCCGTCGAATCGGTGATTTCGACCTTACCGTCAATGGAAATGCCGTTGTCGTCCCAGATCACGATCAGCTTGTTCAGCTTGAGGTGACCGGCAAGTGTCAGTGCTTCCTGGCTGATGCCTTCCATGAGGCAGCCGTCGCCAGCGAGAACGTATGTGTAGTGATCGACAAGATCTTTGCCGAAACGCTCTTCCTGCAGACGTTCGGCAATCGCCATGCCAACGGCATTGCCCAGGCCCTGGCCGAGCGGGCCAGTTGTGGTCTCAATGCCAGCGCCATGGCCATATTCCGGGTGGCCGGCCGTGCGCGAGCCGAGCTGGCGGAAGTTCTTGATTTCGTCGAGCGTGAAATCTTCGTAGCCGAGCAAGTACAGCAGGCTGTACAGCAGCATGGATCCGTGACCAGCAGAAAGAACGAAGCGATCGCGGTCGGACCAGTCGGGTGCAGTCGGATCAAACTTCAGGAACTGGGTAAACAGAACGGTTGCGATATCGGCGGCCCCCATGGGCAGTCCGGGGTGACCGGATTTCGCCTTTTCCACGGCATCGATGGCAAGGAAGCGGATCGCGTTTGCCATGCGCTGGTGTTTTTCAATATCGGTCATCGTCTTCCCGTTGCTTGCGTTGAAGCGCCGTTGCCGAGGTTGGACCGCCCGGCAAGGTATGAATGAGGTACGTTGCTCAGAAGCTGACTATCGTCAATTTCGAACAGGCGCCAGACAAATATCAGGAACCGTCGGCGAGTCAACAAAGGCGAGCCAACGGAATCCGGGAAGAAATTTTCTTTTTGGGCGTTATAGAGTTGAGGATTCTGCCAATGGTGCCATTGACTGAGAGAAGTTGCGATGCCTAAGCTCGACGCCCTGAAAAAGATTTGCTTTTTCGCCGCGAAACAATCGCGTGAACGCTGTGTCGGAAGTGTCATTGGATGTTGCGCGACACAGTAGCGAAAGCGCCAAATCTCCGGAATGTGCGTTTGAAAGGAACTGGCGGACCGCCGCAAAACACTTTGGGAAAATGTAATTAATGGCGGATGTCGACTGCATGGAAAAGACCAGTCTTACCGACGCGGTAAAGCGCCTTGATACTGCTGTCGGTCAGCTGGAGGCGGCTGTTCAGCGTCGCATGGACGCCGACAGATCGTTGAATGCCCTGCAGGATGATCTTCAAAGGCTTGGCGAAGACAGGTCTCAGCTGGCTGCATCACTGGATGAAAGCGAAGCGCGAGCCTCCCGTTTGGAGGAAGCCAACAAGGACGTGTCCCGCCGGCTTGTTTCCGCCATGGAAACCATCCGAAGCGTTCTTGATGCGCATGGAGGCTGACTGAACAATGGCGCAGATTACCGTCACGATTAACGGCAAAGCCTTCCGTATGGCTTGCGATGATGGTGAAGAGGAACGTCTTCAGGGCCTGGCGGCGCGCTTCGATGGCTGGATCGGGGAATTGAAGGGTGCGTTCGGTGAGATTGGCGATCAGCGCCTGACCGTGATGGCCGGCATCATGGCAACCGACCAATTGTCGGAACTTGAACGCAAGATCGTCAGGCTTGAAGCGGACCTGGAAGATGCCAAACGGCAGCAGGATGCAGCGCTCGATAACATGAGCCAGAACGAAGAAGAACTCTCCAGGGCGGTCAATACTGCTGCAGCAAGGATTGAAAGCCTTGCCGATGGCTTGAGCAAGAGCCTCAAAAATCCGGAAAATTCCTGAACATTGCTGGTTCGTGCGGTGGTTCTTTGAATTCAGTCTTCAAAATCGTTTGTATTGAATGCCATGCCGCTCTGGTAATTGCCTGAAGTCGGGTCTATATGCCGTAGTCGCGGCTGCCCGACACGTCAGGAACATTATCCCCGGGGCCTTACGCATTCCTTCGGGAGCTGTCCCTGCGCTGGGCCGTGGTCCGTTGCATACGGCGCCCACCTACTTTGTAGGTTCTCCGGGATTGCAGATCCAACGGTCGGACGGCTGCACATTTCT belongs to Roseibium porphyridii and includes:
- the tkt gene encoding transketolase, which encodes MTDIEKHQRMANAIRFLAIDAVEKAKSGHPGLPMGAADIATVLFTQFLKFDPTAPDWSDRDRFVLSAGHGSMLLYSLLYLLGYEDFTLDEIKNFRQLGSRTAGHPEYGHGAGIETTTGPLGQGLGNAVGMAIAERLQEERFGKDLVDHYTYVLAGDGCLMEGISQEALTLAGHLKLNKLIVIWDDNGISIDGKVEITDSTDQQARFAASGWNTLSVDGHDPEALAAVIRQAQASDRPTLIAAKTTIGFGAPTKAGSQKAHGSPLGAEEIVGTRDALNWPHEPFDIPSDVLDAWRIAGLRSAHAHKDWQKRFADADAETRAEFDRRYRGDLPATFTQAILDYKKKLADEQPTMATRKASEAVLNVINEVVPETIGGSADLTGSNNTKTPQTVPVTPDDFSGRYIHYGIREHGMAAAMNGMALHGGLIPYSGGFLIFSDYCRPSIRLAALMGQRVIHVMTHDSIGLGEDGPTHQPVEHFAALRAIPNLTFYRPADITETLECWQLSLEDRSGPSVLALTRQNLPSQRKNFEEDNLCAKGAYVLIDCEDSAAVTIFASGSEVEIAVDAHKELTEEGIATRVVSVPSFELFESQSDDYKADIIGDSAVKIAVEAGIRMGWDRFVGNDGLFIGMNGFGASAPYKELYEHFGITKDAVVSAAKEKLAT
- the gap gene encoding type I glyceraldehyde-3-phosphate dehydrogenase; this encodes MVTKVAINGFGRIGRNILRGIVESGRTDIEVVAINDLGPVETNAHLLRYDSVHGRFPAEVTVDGDTISVGGGKPIKVTAIRDPKELPWGELGVDIAMECTGIFTAKEKASMLLEAGAKRVLVSAPAAGADKTIVYGVNHDALTSEDLVVSNASCTTNCLSPVAYVLNDTVGIEKGFMTTIHSYTGDQPTLDTMHKDLYRARAAAMSMIPTSTGAAKAVGLVLPELNGKMDGVAIRVPTPNVSVVDLNFIAKRETSVEEINAAIKAAADGKLKGVLGYTEEKLVSMDFNHDSHSSVFHMDQTKVMDGTFVRILTWYDNEWGFSNRMADTAVAMAKLI
- a CDS encoding DUF4164 domain-containing protein; translated protein: MADVDCMEKTSLTDAVKRLDTAVGQLEAAVQRRMDADRSLNALQDDLQRLGEDRSQLAASLDESEARASRLEEANKDVSRRLVSAMETIRSVLDAHGG
- a CDS encoding cell division protein ZapA, yielding MAQITVTINGKAFRMACDDGEEERLQGLAARFDGWIGELKGAFGEIGDQRLTVMAGIMATDQLSELERKIVRLEADLEDAKRQQDAALDNMSQNEEELSRAVNTAAARIESLADGLSKSLKNPENS